The DNA segment CCGCCTGCCGCAGCGCCCACGGCGCCTGCCGCGGCCCAGGCGGAAGCCCGCAAGGCCAATATCGTCATCATCGGTACCGGCGGCACCATTGCCGGCGCTGGCGCATCGGCCATCAATACCGCGGCCTACCAGTCCGCCGTGGTGCCGGTCGACAAGATCATCGCCTCGGTCCCGGAAGTTTCCAAGGTCGCCAACGTCAAGGGCGAGCAGATCTTCCAGATCGGCTCGGAAAGCTTCAACAACGAACGCCTGCTGAAGCTGGCCAAGCGCGTGTCGGAACTGCTCAAGCAGCCGGACGTCGACGGCATCGTCATCACTCACGGCACCGACACCATCGAGGAAACCTCGTACTTTCTCAACCTGACGCTGAAGAGCGACAAGCCGGTGGTGGTGGTCGGCTCGATGCGCCCGGGTACGGCGCTGGGCGCGGACGGCGCGCTGAACCTGTATGACGCGGTACTGGTGGCCTCCAATCCGGCATCGAAGGGCAAGGGCACGCTGGTGGTGCTGAACGACGAGATCCACACCGGCCGCGACGTCACCAAGAGCAATACCTTCAAGGCCGAGACCTTCCGCTCGCAGTTCGGTCCGCTGGGCTACGTGGTGGAAGGCCGCTCGCTGTTCTACCGCCTGCCGGCGCGCCCGCACACGCTGCAGACCGAGTGGGATATCGACAAGATCGACAAGCTGCCTGAAGTGGCCGTGGTCTACGCCTATGGCAACGTCAACCCGGCCAGCATCGACGCCGCGGTGAAGAACGGCGCCAAGGCCATCGTCTATGCGGCCACCGGCAACGGCAGTGTCGGCGACTACATGGTCGAGCCGCTCAAGGCAGCGCGCGCCAAGGGTGTTCAGATCGTGCGTGCCTCGCGCACCGGCAGCGGCGTGGTGATCCGCAATGCGGAGCAGCCGGACGACAAGTACGACTGGATCGTCACCGACGACCAGCTGCCGCAGAAGGCGCGCATCCTGATGGCGCTGGCGCTGACCAAGACCAACGACCCGAAGGCGCTGCAGCAGATCTTCTGGAAATATTGATGGTGGCATGGGCGCGTCACTGCTAGACGCGCCCGCCCTCCCCGGCCCCTCCCCCGGCCCCTCTCCCGCTCGCGGCAGTGGGGTGCAAACCGGCGGTTGTCACGACTGACGACGGCCGCCCGGCCTGCTCTGCATCTCTCCCGGCTTCCTCCCGCTCCAGCCATTGCCGCGGCGATTCGCCCAGCCGCGCGCTGAATGCGCGTGACAGTGCCGACGCATTGGCATATCCCAGTTCCAGCGCCACGGACTTCACCGGCCGCCCAAGCCTGAGCTGCGCCTGCGCCAGCGACAGCCGCCAGTCGGTCAGGTAATCAGCCGGAGGCTGGCCCACGATGCGCCGGAATGCGGCGGCAAACGCACTGCGCGACATGCCCGCACGCTCGGCCATGCGCGGCAGGTCCCACGCCGCGCCCGGGTCCTCGTGCAGCGCCACCAGCACGCGCGCCAGGCGCGGGTCCGACAGCCCGGCGATCAGGCCGGCCTGGATGCCGGCCTCCTGGTGATGGTCGATGAGCCAGCGCAACAACTGGATCAGCACGACCTCGAACAGCCGGTCGGCCAGCAAGCGGTGGCCGCAGCGCACCTGCCCAGCCTCGGCGAACAACAGCGCCAGGGCCTGTTCCAGCCCCGCCACGCGCGCCAGCGGCAAGGCGATCAGCGGCGGCAGCGCGCGCACCACCGGATTGCGCGCGCCGCCGTCGAAATCCAGCGCCGCGCAGGTGAAATCCGATCCCTCGTCGGGTGGATTGTGGAACATGTGGTGGATCGGGCGCGGATAGAACAGCAGCGTGGGTTCCTCGAAGCGCAGCGTCCCCGGCAGTCCGGCGCCGGGTGGATGCCGCAGTTCCAGTTCTCCCCGCCGCAGCACATGCAGGAAGCCGCGGCCAGGCTGCGCGGCGAACTGCGTCAGCCCGCACAGCGGACCCTGGTGAAACAGGTGGGCGCGGGCGCGGAAGCGTTCCAGCAGCGCGGACAGGCGGTCGACCGGTGCATTCATGGCAAGCGTGGACGAATTGATATGTATGGAGGACGTTGCGTATCTCATAGTACGCGACGGCCGACCATAATGGGTTTCAAGGCGATCGCAACGCCTGTTCTCTTAAACCCGTACCAAGGAGTCCATCATGTCCCGCGTTCCTCTCGTCACCGCCGCCACCGCCTCGGGCGACGCCAAGACGCTCCTGAGCGAAATCCACGGTGCCTTTGGCGCCACTCCCAGCATGTTCCGCGCCGTTGCCAACTCCCCCGCTGCCCTGCGCAGCATGTGGGGCGCGTTTGGCGCGCTCGGCGGTGGCGTATTGGGGGCGGCCCTCGGCGAAAAGATCGCCGTCGCAGTGGCCGACC comes from the Cupriavidus sp. P-10 genome and includes:
- a CDS encoding asparaginase gives rise to the protein MKNFARATTLAAALLSASLITAAAHAQTATVAPPAAAPTAPAAAQAEARKANIVIIGTGGTIAGAGASAINTAAYQSAVVPVDKIIASVPEVSKVANVKGEQIFQIGSESFNNERLLKLAKRVSELLKQPDVDGIVITHGTDTIEETSYFLNLTLKSDKPVVVVGSMRPGTALGADGALNLYDAVLVASNPASKGKGTLVVLNDEIHTGRDVTKSNTFKAETFRSQFGPLGYVVEGRSLFYRLPARPHTLQTEWDIDKIDKLPEVAVVYAYGNVNPASIDAAVKNGAKAIVYAATGNGSVGDYMVEPLKAARAKGVQIVRASRTGSGVVIRNAEQPDDKYDWIVTDDQLPQKARILMALALTKTNDPKALQQIFWKY
- a CDS encoding AraC family transcriptional regulator, with the protein product MNAPVDRLSALLERFRARAHLFHQGPLCGLTQFAAQPGRGFLHVLRRGELELRHPPGAGLPGTLRFEEPTLLFYPRPIHHMFHNPPDEGSDFTCAALDFDGGARNPVVRALPPLIALPLARVAGLEQALALLFAEAGQVRCGHRLLADRLFEVVLIQLLRWLIDHHQEAGIQAGLIAGLSDPRLARVLVALHEDPGAAWDLPRMAERAGMSRSAFAAAFRRIVGQPPADYLTDWRLSLAQAQLRLGRPVKSVALELGYANASALSRAFSARLGESPRQWLEREEAGRDAEQAGRPSSVVTTAGLHPTAASGRGAGGGAGEGGRV